taaacatCAGAACAGTAGAACACCCCCACACACCAAGGTCCCCAAGTAgacaaaaaatacataaagaaccaagaaattctttcaaatgtcccctctgccctgcccctaTTCAGCCGAGGAAGCCGCTGTGGCTAAGGAGGGGTTTtttgaaccattttttaaaaatttatttgaatggtagagttacagagaggcagagagagagagagagagagagtcttccatccgctggttcactctccaaatggctgcaacggccaaagctgggccggtccaaagccagaagcctggagcttcttctgggtctcccatgcaggtgcagggacccagggacttgagccatctaatgctgctttcccaggccacagcagagggctggattggcagtggagcagccgggactcgaaccagtgcccatatgggatgccagcactgcaagcggcagctttacccactatgccactgcactggctctTGATCCACTTttcaaaatcagtttttttttaaaataaaattcctggGGTAGGTGctgtaggctaaacctctgcctgtggcgccacatcccatatgggcaccagttcatgtcccagctgctcctcttgcaatccagctctctgctatggcctgggaaagcagtggaagatggcccaagtgcttgggctcctgcacccacatgggagaccaggagaagcacctggcccagctctggacattgtgggcatttggggagtgaactagtggatgaaagagacttctctctgtaactctgtctttcaaataaataaattaaatctttttaaaaatgttttttagatttatgtatttatttgaaagtcagggttagagagagaaggagaggcagagagagagagaggtcttccatccactggttcactccccaattggccgcaacagccaaagctgggctgatctgaagccaggagccaggatcagagaggagcagccaggacttgaaccggcacccatattgtgcactggcactgcagacggtggctttatctgctacgtcacagcgctggccgataaatctttaaaaatatatataaataaataaaaccccatCTGCTTTCCATCCATTGTCCACCACTGGGCGCTCTCTCTGTTTGAAAGGGCCTCACGCTAGCTGCATTACCCGCTGCCCTGCTGTTGAAATCCTTAACAACCTTTGACTAAAGGACCCTGCCTGTCCATGCCACACCAGGCCCTGCAGATCACACACTGAGACCCAGGCAAGTGGCCCCAGCCCATCTGCTGCATGCTGTGAGGTGCTGGTGGCCAGCGCCGTGccggggcaggggaggcagggtgCTCCTGCGGCTCTTGGCTGCCCCTGTGGCCGTGATGAGTCAAaggcccaggctccctggacGCAGTCCCTCCCCATTGCTATCTACATCTGGCTGCGCCAGGTAAATTGAGTCCAGGGTTCACGACCAGCATCTGCACCCCACCCTCCTCTGTCGGCCTTGACCTCACTGGTCTGAGCGATAGGAAGAGGGCTGTGTGCAAAGGCAGCTCATGACTTTGCCAGCGTGCGGACAGAGTTTTTGGCAGGAGGAGTGACCACCCGTGTCTGCTTGCCGTGCCCTGGTCCCCACCAGGCAGGCACTTGTCGCCTTGTTGCTGGGTGTTTTGTTTGGGGCGGTTCCCTCCATCTGGGCCAAAACCAGCAATGGGCTGGGCTTGCTGATCTGGATCCCAGAAGTCGGGGCTGCAGGTTGGGGTGGGCcggcaaggcagctgctgcccccaCTGGGGGGTCCTGGagagggtgggtggggtgggggcgctggacaggggtagggagaggaggcagaagcCGCAGGGGTCACCATGGGTCTGTCCATTCTGCTGTGAGTCACAGCGaagccctcacccccagcccctcagaACACAACCTAATATTTGGAGATTCGGTCTTTGCAAGTGATGGAGTTAAACTGAGGTCATCGGTCTGGGCCCTAATCCATCATGACAAGTAACcctataaaaaaagagaaatcctggccagttaagatgccacctgtgacgccggtgTCCcttatgagcacaggttcaagtcccggctgctctacttccaacccagtgccctgctaatgcacctgggaaagcagcagaaggtaacatgagtgcttgggccctgcacccatgtgggagacccagatgaaactctggctcttgtggctatttggggagtgaaccagcagatggaagatatttctctctctctctctctctctctctctctctgtctgtctgtctctgtctctgtctctctgtcattctacctttcaaataaacaaattaatctttctgaacaatttttttaaaaattaaaaggagaaatCCCGGCCACGGACTCGGGGAGAGCAGTCCATGGAAAGATGAAGGAATCGTGAAGAAGCAGTGGTGACCGTCTCCAAGCCACGGAACGCCAGACACAGCCCAGCCTGGGACCGGTCCCTCCCTGCCGCCCTCGGAGGGCGTGTGGCCTGGCTGCCACCTTGCAGCCTCCGGAGCTGTGAGAGGGGCTGTGTCGCTGCTGCTCTAAGCCACCTAGGTCGTGGTGCTCTGTGACAGTGGCTGCCCGGGCTCCTGGGTGAGTTTTGGAGGAGGCAGGGTAAGGGGAGAGCGGTGGGAGCTACTGAAGGGCTATGGGGGGCTCCTTGTGGCCTTGGCATGGGAGTTGGGCCAGGGAGGCTCTTGGAGGGGTGGTGCTTAGACCCTCAGGAGGAAGACCAGAGTTGGATGGCCGTGGAAagaggggtggagccaggacaggtgggaggggaggtggaaAGGGTTGGGGTGCGTGCCGTGGACAGGTGACTGAGCCCGGACCGTGGCCACACTCATGTGCTAGGTGTGGTCACCTCCACAGGGCACCTGCTGAGGCAGGACAGGGTTGGGCCCATCCAGAGAACTTGGTGTCTCATTAATAGCAATATTCTCTGGTGTGCCTGCTGGGAGGCTAGCAAGGTCACTGGATTTATTCTCTGGGCCCACACCCTGCCCTGGCGGCCCCTGGCTGAGGCAGGGTGGTGCCCTGGGTCCCTGGAGAGCAGGCATCGTGTCTTGGGGCATGCAGGGTTGGGGGCGGCAGTCAGAGAGGGGAGACCGCGGAACGCTGGATGGCAGGAACAGAGTCTCAAAGCTCTCAGAGGGGAAGACTGAGGCCAGGGAGGGACAAGTTCCAGCACGCAGCCCGTGGGGAGAGGCCAAGGATGAGGtggggagaagaagggagagagagaagggcatgaaggggcctgggagaggacagagccaggagagggagcggggaaaCCCCTGCCCTGCCGGCATCCCCAGTGCCACCGTTAGGGGCTCCAGGCTCAAGGATCACTCTCAGGCGTAgtgccccacacacagcccagttCCCCggaggaggagagctggcaggggctgggagccctCACCACTCCTGCACCCCCTGTGAGCTCAGAGCAGGACAAAGTCCGGGGCAGGCTTGTGTGGGTGACATCCACAGGGCTGGCCTCTGCTGCTGGCGCCAAGCCCCCTTCCTCCCCGCCCAGGCCATCCCAGTGACATCACAAGCCCctgctttcaatttctgcttgtgttttccttcctcctcctccagggacaGGCGAAGGGCAGAGGGAGCTCCTCAGGGACCTGCCAGGACCCACTATCCTCCCTGGCCAACCTGAGCATGATCCCCACGGCCGTGGAGCCCAAGGCAGCTTAGCTGTTGGAACGATCCTTACAAGTGCAGAACCTGCTCTCTTCTGGGGGGAAACAGAGGCCAGCAATGACCAGAGTGGCCCCATGTCGCCAGCTGGCTCATGGCCCCTGAAATCCTGCCCTGTGCCCCATCGGCTATGGTGAGGCTCCTCTCCTGGCTCtggagcccctgccagccacgtgccATTGTACGGGCCGTCACAGGTGTCCAGGACACGAGTTGGATGGGACAGTGCTTCAAGGCCTGCGTCCCGTGTCCTGTTAGGGGGAGCCTGGGCATTCGGTGCCCAGAGGAGCCACATGGGGACATCCTCTGGGAGAGGCCAGCGCTAACGCCAGCGGGCATCTGTCTGTGCCAGGCACGGTGCCTGAGGGCTTGCTTAATCCTCACAAAGCCTGGCGCGCCGGCATTGTGAATCCTGTCTGCGCAGgaagcggaggcttgggcaggcTGACATGGACAAGGGGCCAACGCCCTGGCTCTCCCCCCACAGCTCCCCTCGGAGGGGCCAGAAGTTCAAGGAGCATCAAAGGCTAAGCTCCAGGCAGGAGCGCCCCAGACCTGGGCCCCAGGCGGCAGCCTTGCCttgggcctgggcaggggctggagaaAGAGGGCAGTGGGGGGCTCGGGGCTCACTCACCCTGCTCAGCAGCTGCACAGGGGTCCAGGAGCTGTGGGAcgagggccagcaggcagagcgcCACCGTGGCCGCCAGCCTCAACCTTGCCATCAGAGCGCGGAAGGCTGCGTCTGCCACCCTTCACTCTCGGGGCCACTTGCAAACTGAACCGCCGCCAAGCAGCCCCAGAAATAAATGAGCCCCAGAGACCTTTGTACCCCCCAGGGCACTGAGAGTCTGGGGGCCAGACTCGACCTGAGTCAGTCTGTGATTGGGGTGCAGGGGCAAAGGGCAGAGGGAGGATCCCCTCCCTGGCTGGATTGCTCACGGGCAATCAGACTCATGGCACGAACAGAGGGGCGCCCCCCTCAAGCAGCCACGGAGAGCGGAGGAACAGACCCCAGGAGCAGAAGGCGGGGTCGGGAGGGGCCAGGCCGAGCAGGTGCGTCTGTCAAGGACAGCCCCCCTTTCCCTCTTCTGAAGCCCCTCTGAAAGCTGCCCTTTTGGGTGCCCCAGCAGGAGACAGGGTGTAAGTCATGGCCGAACCTGGGTCAGCGCCTAGCCCGGGGGTGGCCATGGGGGTTCTCAGATCTGTGGGTTCAGAAGTGAGCAAGGGACACCCTGGCGTCTGGAGAGATGTTGCTGCCACCTAAGGTCAGCAGAGCCCAGTCGCCCCTCCTCGGCTCCTGGGGGCTCCCACCCAAATTCCTGGGTGGAGCAGGCAGGGGATGCCATGTCTGGGCCCAGGAAGGTTGGACACCCATTGTGGGAAGGACTGTTCCTCCatgcaccccccctcccccggagAAAGAAACCACTTGTATCACACTCTGCTTTTTAAGAATTGCTTTTATTGATGGGAAATTCCAGAGTGGGGAGTCACCTGGCGCAGACAGGGTTCTGAGGTGTCTGCGGGCCTGGGTGCTCCTGGGAGCTGCGGACCAAAGACTTGGGGATCGCAACCCCCAGCAGGTGCGCCCACCAGAACTCGCCTGACCTCGCTTTGCCCCCTGCCAATCAGGGAGCCGGTGGTGGGGCCGCCTCTGTGTGCTGCTCTCTTGTCCAGAGCCGGGCGTGGGGTGTCCCTGTCCCTCTCAGGGGACCCCTGTCACCACCTCAGGCCTCTGAATGTGGAGctgtgggagagaggaggaagaggtgaggACAGGGGCAGTCCATGGCAGCcccaggggtgggctgggggcctggggtgggggagccccaggggtgggctggggcccaggggcgggctgggggccagggtcaggctgggggccaggggtgggggagccCCAGGGGTGGGCGCCTGGCTGAGTCACCTCTGAGGTGGGGCTCACACTCCCCAGGGAGGGCCGGAAGTGGCTGTAGACGTTCTCGCGGCCGTATCTGTCCCCCTGCAGATTCTTgtctgggggggagagggagagggagaggatgcgGGGGTCCTGGGTCTGCCACGCCAGTCCAGCACCCACCCTGAACAGCCCTGCAAGCCTTTGGCTCCTTTTGGGGGTGCTTGGCAGCTCTAGGACAGGCCCAGGCCCAGTGGGACCGGGACGCAGCAGGGAAGCGCAGCCACAGCCCATCCCCCATCCCCACGGTCagacagctcagccctggccttggcGAGGGGTGATGAGGCCAGGTGGGGCAGCTGGCAGCGTGCATCCCGCGTCATAGCAACAGTAACCACAGCAGGCAGAGAaaccttcctcttccctctgtcccctccttcctgggcagCAGCACCCTCCCAGTCCACCCTCCAGACCCCGGCTCCACCTGCCCTGCCGGGCAGCTCccaacctccccacccccttctcacTCTGCGTCCTCTCTACCCACCGTGAGTGGGAAGGAGCCCCCCAGCACCCCATCTGCTTCCCAATTCAGAgcaccccacccccgctgctTCTCCTCGTTTGTCTCAGACACGCCTGGGGACCGTCCTCTACTTCTGCCTTCCCCAGGTTCACCTGGCTGCCCCTCATCTGTGCTGCCCCCTCCAGCTCACTCAGAAGGCCAGCGGGTGACACCTTGTGTGCCCTGCTCCCCGTTCCCGGGTAAGACTGGCCAGCTTTACCTGCCCCacaggcctggccctgtcccaccTGTGTGCCTTTCTCACCAGGGTCCCCTGCCAGGGAAGCCCTTTCCCAGTCCCCGGGGTgggggcatgggggggggggacaagtcCTCCTTCTTTCTCAGGCAGAGCAGGCTTCTTAGTCACCACCTGGTAGACTCAGACACAGCTCAGGGGACACTTGCCCggttcccaccccaccccggctgggccaggccatcaCCCCTGCGCTCCCATCAGAGCCCCATCACCCCTCAGCTCAGCAGGTGCCTGACACCCTCCTGGGAGAGgcctgtggggcaggagctggcgcCCAGCAGGGCGGGCACATGATGACAGCAATAACTAGGAAGGGGACAGCAGGGCTTGCTCAGGGGTGGGGCTTGGCAGGGGGATGGGGAGGTTTGTGTGGACAGAGATCCACGCAGAGGCAGAACCACCACCACTCCCTTAGGGCACCCGGGGAACCTTccaggcaaggagccaggaaaacaGTGGGTGTGGCTGGGCCCAAGTGCCCAGCACGTGGCCAGGAGCCCCTGAGAGAGAATCTCGTGGGGTCAGAGGGGACAGGGGCGATCGGGAGGCTGCagaggaggtgcaggggccccaagggagcagcagcagtgaGACGGGCCATCCCCACTGTCCTGAGGGCCCAGGCTCCCCGGTCCCCCCTCAGCCCGCCCCACCCCGCGGTACCTTCCCAGAAGCCCATATTCTGGAACGTGCCGGGGATGCCTTCCTTCTGCCACTCTTGAGACACGTCGTACTCTTGCCTGGCAACAGAAGCGCAGCCGTGAGCAGCccgcggggtgggaggggccggaGGGGCCCTGAGCCGCAGCTTCCCTGCAGGGGGCCGTCCTGGCCACAGCTCTGAGTCAGGGCCGGCCTTGCATCCCCCACAGTGACAGAGACGGAAGGGCAAGGTCACCAGGCGTCCCCCACCTGCCTCGGGCACTGGCCGggcttcccagctgctcccctgagtgggcctcagtttccctatctgtgaGATGGGGGCCTGGAACTCAGCCAGGGCAACTCcctccacctgctggccccaggccaggtGTACCCCTTTTACTGCTGGGGAAAGTGGGGCCCCAGTGGCTCATCCCAGCTTCCCAGTGCTTGGTTTCCTTCTGTGACAGCTCAGGTGAGAGCCAGCCAGGGGTGATTTCATTCCTCAATCTCCATAGATAAGCTTCCGTATCCATTTCTCTGCCAAACAGATGGGTCCAGTCCTATCCTgaggctgctccctgctgtgcccagggctgggagcagccaggcacctcctctggCCTCAGCCGATTTTGTCTGCCGGGCTGGGTGTTGAGTGGGGGACATTCAGACCCTGGCGGCTGCCCGGGGTCCCTGCTCTGCGTCTCTCTGGGCCCttggtgccagccccaccagtTCACCTGTGCAGTTTCCGCTGCGATCGGCCAAGGAAGATGATCAAGACgatcaccagcagcagcagcacggcCAGCACGCCGCCCACAATGCCATACACGAGGCTCTTGTTGGTGCTGTGCTCGCAGGTCTCTCCCCAGTACCAGTGCGTGTCCGTGTTGGGGCACCTGGGGATGGCACAGGCTCAGGCCCCAAGCCCATAGGCCAGCACAGCCTCCCCAAAATCAACACGCAAGCAAAGCCAGGAAAccggctctccctccctcccagagaTGGCAAATGCTGGGTGGCCGGGGGCCTGGGTCCCCAACCCCCTGAGGTTGATGAGCAGGCAGAGGGCGGGGGACTCAGGAATCGGGGGTGCCAGGGCTCAGAGGGAGCCCAGGAGTGCTGGGGCCTTGTCTTAGACACGTGATGTCATGTTTACCCATCTAATCTCAAATTGACTGGGACCGTGGTGGACCTGTTATCACATTTTATGTCACGCTGTAATATATGGCCATGTGAACTTAGGGTCCGGGGTGCAGATAGAGGTGATAACGGCTCAGTAACTGAGATGACATAAGGGAAattaataagagagagagagagagagagagagagagagagagaaaggaggggaggaagacgACATGTCTATTTCTCTAATGTGTGCCTGTTCTCAACTCTCATGGGGCCGTGGGGTATTGGGGGACTGGAGGGGTCCCAGGTACAAAAAGAGGAATGtagaaggggagggggcaggtgacaTCCTTGCTCTGCCCTCCCCGACCCTGCCCCCATGGGTGACAGtgagggcaggggcagagcctcCCGGGGCGGGGCACTCACAGACAGCGGGGCCcgctgcgctgcagccggcactggCCCAGGTTGCAGTTGAGTTGCGACTTGGTCCCCGGGGTGCAGCGGGTCACACAGGCCAGCTTCCCGTCCACCTCATCCACATAGTAGTACTTGGCGAAGTCCTTCGCAGCCCTCTGGGTGCATtgctctgtgtgtgggggtgggggcagagcagcAGCACCTGTCAGCCTGGCCACAGCAAGCCCCACGCACACTGCCCCTCTCCGCCCCTCCTGCCCGCAGCTCCACGCGGCTGTGCTCACCCTGGAAGTTAACGCCAAGCTTCACCGTGTCGTTCACTCTGGTGGCTTCCCCGTTGTAGCACAAGATGGAGTCTGCCGCAGGCGGGTGGGAGACAAGAACCAAACAGGACTGCtcccctctgcactcctgggggGTACCCAGGAGCCCCTCCCGACCACACCCCCCATACCGGCCCCTCCCTGGACAGCAAAGGTGGTGGTGAGCTCAGCctgggagagaggggcagggTTGGGGCAGGGAGGCACCTGGGCCTCGTGTCTGGGTTCCCAAAGTGAGGTCTCCAATATTTGAACAGAAAGGGGTGAGTGGGGGCCACAGCGGGGCCTACCTTGGCACTTAGGGATATCATTCGCAACCACGCTGGTTTCGTTCATGATCTTGGACCTCACTATCTTGGAGAGGTTGCTGAACACCTGCTGATACTCGGGGGTGTAGTTCACCTCCAGGACCACGTCGTTGTCCACCACGATGCTGCCGTTGCTGCGGGAGGAGTTGTTTCCCGGGTTACCCCACCGCCAGCCACCCGCCCCGCAGTGATGCCCAGAGGTAGGAAAGAGTAGGGACTGTGCCCCAGAGCCACTGACAACCTTGAGGGACAGGAAGCAGGGCCAAGCAGCACAGACTCCAAGTCAACATGGCACAGGGTGAAACTCATCCCTATACACAGAAGTtctcggggccggcactgaggcaga
This sequence is a window from Lepus europaeus isolate LE1 chromosome 21, mLepTim1.pri, whole genome shotgun sequence. Protein-coding genes within it:
- the MUC12 gene encoding mucin-12, which produces MTVSRWSTPAQCQSWEMWDGQECICAPGFFGEECQSLSYSFPLDVPNVINATVTVIVKVIHRNFTPDLNNVSSQTYQDFTKEFKQRMDQVYGGDDLTAYREVIIRNLLNGSIVVDNDVVLEVNYTPEYQQVFSNLSKIVRSKIMNETSVVANDIPKCQDSILCYNGEATRVNDTVKLGVNFQEQCTQRAAKDFAKYYYVDEVDGKLACVTRCTPGTKSQLNCNLGQCRLQRSGPRCLCPNTDTHWYWGETCEHSTNKSLVYGIVGGVLAVLLLLVIVLIIFLGRSQRKLHRQEYDVSQEWQKEGIPGTFQNMGFWEDKNLQGDRYGRENVYSHFRPSLGSLHIQRPEVVTGVP